Proteins from one Alkalidesulfovibrio alkalitolerans DSM 16529 genomic window:
- a CDS encoding glycosyltransferase family 2 protein translates to MIAKRGPGPYVRAMSSAKAFLAPAERAEFLAFLRRHAPTWAYGQEEPRTQAGFAGLFARLASSAPLFGAMRRAVALWAFLSRPLDTQAAALAREAETAAPFLSPAQLGLLSACERAFSGHVPDELRVVLHDPEPDLLVRLLVPLVAAKRGHAPACLAASWPTLLRLGSPELARDLVRACDFGPGADALRPRLMAEISFHYDPPETALAALSDLGGEWGPWAAQRRAECLAALGETAKAARLYAELWRDNPWHVNLALRLHTLRAPKPALPDPARDEAAVCLYSWNKCDLLRATLKSLAASRLGAARVLVLDNGSTDGTAEMLREMAPRFAEGCFGHVSLLVNVGAPAARNWLLTLPEAANARWAAFVDDDVILPPDWLARLLATARNAQARGFRPGAVGCRITEATAPFGLQSADYHLFLPPPREKGQEPLAERIGVFDNCAGQLDAGLFSYVRPCLSVSGCCHLISREAREASGGFDVRFTPTQFDDLERDMRSTLAGFPSLYDGGLAVRHVQHASLARAKTPAQVAHIAGNKVKLEGKYADDEVARLAKLDLEACWTHLEAVLADLDEGQTSGGGAA, encoded by the coding sequence ATGATTGCCAAGCGCGGGCCAGGGCCGTATGTTCGGGCCATGTCGTCCGCCAAGGCTTTTCTTGCGCCTGCCGAGCGCGCCGAGTTCCTGGCCTTCCTGCGCCGCCACGCGCCCACTTGGGCCTACGGCCAGGAGGAGCCGCGCACCCAGGCCGGGTTCGCCGGGCTCTTCGCGCGTCTGGCGTCGTCCGCGCCGCTGTTCGGGGCCATGCGCCGGGCCGTGGCCCTGTGGGCCTTCCTGTCGCGGCCGCTCGATACGCAGGCCGCGGCCCTCGCGCGTGAGGCCGAGACGGCCGCGCCGTTTCTCTCGCCCGCGCAGCTCGGCCTGCTTTCGGCCTGCGAGCGCGCCTTCTCGGGCCATGTCCCGGACGAGTTGCGCGTGGTGCTGCACGATCCCGAGCCCGATCTGCTCGTGCGGCTGCTCGTGCCGCTTGTGGCCGCGAAGCGCGGCCACGCTCCGGCCTGTCTGGCCGCATCGTGGCCAACGCTCCTGCGCCTGGGCTCGCCCGAACTCGCGCGCGACCTGGTGCGGGCCTGCGACTTCGGCCCCGGCGCTGACGCGCTTCGCCCGCGTCTCATGGCCGAGATATCCTTTCATTACGATCCGCCTGAAACCGCCCTGGCCGCGCTTTCGGACCTGGGCGGAGAATGGGGGCCGTGGGCCGCGCAGCGCCGGGCCGAGTGCCTGGCCGCGCTGGGCGAGACGGCCAAGGCCGCGCGCCTCTACGCGGAATTGTGGCGCGACAACCCCTGGCACGTGAACCTTGCGCTTCGCCTGCACACCCTGCGCGCGCCAAAGCCCGCGCTGCCCGACCCGGCCAGGGACGAAGCGGCGGTGTGCCTGTATTCGTGGAACAAGTGCGATCTCTTGCGCGCCACGCTCAAAAGCTTGGCCGCCTCGCGGCTTGGGGCCGCGCGCGTGCTCGTGCTCGACAACGGCTCCACGGACGGCACGGCCGAGATGCTGCGCGAGATGGCCCCGCGTTTCGCCGAAGGCTGTTTCGGCCACGTTTCGCTTCTGGTCAACGTGGGCGCTCCGGCGGCGCGCAACTGGCTGCTCACGCTGCCCGAGGCGGCGAATGCCCGCTGGGCGGCCTTCGTGGACGACGACGTGATCCTGCCCCCGGATTGGCTGGCCCGGCTGCTGGCCACGGCCAGAAACGCGCAGGCGCGGGGGTTTCGGCCCGGAGCCGTGGGCTGCCGCATCACCGAGGCCACGGCCCCGTTCGGGCTGCAATCGGCCGACTATCACCTCTTTTTGCCGCCGCCCCGGGAAAAGGGCCAGGAGCCGCTTGCCGAGCGCATCGGCGTCTTCGACAACTGCGCCGGGCAGCTCGACGCCGGGCTTTTCTCCTACGTGCGGCCGTGCCTGTCGGTCTCGGGCTGCTGCCACCTGATCTCGCGCGAGGCGCGCGAGGCCTCGGGCGGCTTCGACGTACGCTTCACGCCGACCCAGTTCGACGACCTGGAGCGCGACATGCGCTCGACCCTGGCGGGCTTCCCGAGTCTTTACGACGGCGGCCTGGCCGTGCGCCACGTGCAGCACGCGAGCCTGGCCCGCGCCAAGACCCCGGCGCAGGTGGCGCACATCGCGGGCAACAAGGTCAAGCTCGAAGGCAAGTACGCGGACGACGAGGTCGCGCGGCTGGCCAAGCTGGACCTGGAAGCGTGCTGGACGCACCTGGAGGCCGTGCTCGCGGACTTGGACGAGGGGCAAACATCCGGCGGAGGCGCGGCGTGA
- a CDS encoding gamma-glutamylcyclotransferase family protein — translation MNGQLVFVYGTLRRGFSNHHLLAAARPLGGALTRERYALYLGEYPFLSRDQALCRVAGEVYEISQGMLMTLDALEEHPRVYERFVIPVVLDSGREIEAWCYFHPAPRGRLISHGDFSRAARED, via the coding sequence GTGAACGGGCAGTTGGTCTTCGTTTACGGGACGCTCAGGCGCGGCTTCTCCAACCACCATCTGCTCGCGGCCGCGCGGCCGCTCGGCGGGGCGCTGACCCGCGAGCGCTACGCCCTGTACCTGGGCGAGTATCCCTTCCTTTCGCGCGATCAGGCCTTGTGCCGCGTCGCGGGCGAGGTCTACGAGATATCGCAGGGCATGCTCATGACCCTGGACGCCCTGGAGGAACACCCGCGCGTCTATGAGCGCTTCGTGATCCCGGTGGTCCTGGATTCGGGCCGCGAGATCGAGGCCTGGTGCTATTTCCATCCCGCGCCGCGCGGCCGTCTCATCAGCCACGGCGATTTTTCGCGCGCGGCCCGCGAGGACTGA
- a CDS encoding deoxyribonuclease IV, whose protein sequence is MPFLGAHMPTAGGLHLAFRHIMSVGGQAVQIFTRNQRQWSAKPVSDEEAGAFAKAWKEFGLPHVFSHASYLINLASPEDDLREKSVAALADELVRCARLGIRRAVLHPGAHKGAGIEAGISRVAKGLDAAFERAGEAAAEVGVLLENTAGAGSTIGADPEELGAIVAAARHPERLGACWDTCHGFAAGHDPRTRATWDAVMDRISASVGLSRLELLHLNDSKTPLGGRVDRHEHIGEGEIGRAGFAVILNDPRLAHLPMTLETPKGKDLAEDRRNLMTLRGLMKGGRKAR, encoded by the coding sequence GTGCCGTTTCTGGGCGCGCACATGCCCACGGCTGGCGGGCTGCATCTGGCGTTTCGGCACATCATGAGCGTGGGCGGCCAGGCCGTGCAGATATTCACCCGCAACCAGCGGCAGTGGAGCGCCAAGCCCGTGAGCGACGAGGAGGCCGGGGCCTTTGCCAAGGCCTGGAAGGAATTCGGCTTGCCGCACGTCTTTTCGCACGCCTCCTACCTCATCAACCTGGCCTCGCCCGAGGACGATCTGCGCGAGAAGTCCGTGGCCGCGCTGGCGGATGAGCTGGTCCGCTGCGCGCGGCTGGGCATCCGGCGGGCGGTGCTGCATCCGGGCGCGCACAAGGGCGCAGGAATCGAGGCCGGGATTTCGCGCGTCGCTAAGGGGCTGGATGCGGCTTTCGAGCGCGCGGGCGAGGCCGCGGCCGAGGTGGGCGTGCTGCTGGAGAACACGGCCGGGGCGGGCAGCACCATCGGCGCGGACCCCGAGGAACTCGGCGCGATCGTCGCGGCCGCGCGGCATCCGGAGCGGCTCGGCGCGTGCTGGGATACCTGCCACGGCTTCGCGGCCGGACACGACCCGCGCACGCGTGCGACGTGGGACGCGGTCATGGACAGGATTTCCGCGTCCGTGGGGCTCTCGCGGCTGGAGCTTTTGCATCTGAACGATTCCAAGACGCCGCTTGGCGGCCGGGTGGACCGGCACGAGCACATCGGCGAGGGCGAAATCGGCCGCGCGGGCTTTGCCGTGATCCTGAACGACCCGCGCCTGGCGCACCTGCCCATGACCCTGGAGACGCCCAAGGGCAAGGACCTGGCCGAGGACCGCCGCAACCTGATGACGCTGCGGGGGCTTATGAAAGGGGGCCGGAAGGCGCGTTAG
- a CDS encoding YibE/F family protein, whose amino-acid sequence MFDFKSTRRDVLLCLLFAVLTAALWRMPTGFEERGDQTALRARAHVIEVDDTLVQQYGMIRLGAQAVTMKIAEGPFTGRVVTGENLLTGKLELDKIFAPGDDALAVITRDELGEIGRVNPQDHYRLDTELWLLCLFAALLLAFGGFTGAKALLSFLFTALAIWKLLIPAMLRGHDPIYATLGLVTAITAAIIFLVGGMNRKGMVAFLGAMLGVAATCALALVFAPEFKLHGAIRPFSESLLYTGFAHLDLSRIFLAGIFLASAGAVMDLSMDVAAAQDEVVRAKPDIGFAGALRAGFAVGRAVTGTMTTTLLLAYSASYMTLLMVFMAQGVPMANLFNMSYVAAEVFNTLVGSFGLITVAPFTALAGAFLFTRGRQGA is encoded by the coding sequence GTGTTCGATTTCAAAAGCACCCGCCGCGACGTTCTCCTGTGTCTGCTCTTCGCCGTGCTCACGGCCGCGCTCTGGCGCATGCCCACCGGCTTCGAGGAACGCGGCGACCAGACGGCCCTTCGCGCCCGCGCGCACGTGATCGAGGTGGACGACACCCTCGTGCAGCAGTACGGCATGATCCGCCTGGGCGCGCAGGCCGTGACCATGAAGATCGCCGAGGGGCCGTTCACGGGCCGGGTGGTGACGGGCGAGAACCTGCTCACCGGCAAGCTCGAACTGGACAAGATCTTCGCGCCCGGCGACGACGCCCTGGCCGTGATCACCCGCGACGAGCTCGGCGAAATCGGCCGGGTCAACCCGCAGGACCACTACCGCCTGGACACCGAGCTTTGGCTCCTTTGCCTGTTCGCGGCGCTGCTCCTGGCGTTCGGCGGCTTCACCGGGGCCAAGGCCCTGCTCTCCTTCCTCTTCACGGCCCTGGCCATCTGGAAGCTGCTCATCCCGGCCATGCTCAGGGGGCACGACCCCATCTACGCCACGCTCGGCCTGGTCACTGCCATCACGGCCGCGATCATCTTCCTGGTGGGCGGCATGAACCGCAAGGGCATGGTGGCCTTCCTGGGGGCCATGCTCGGCGTGGCCGCGACCTGCGCCCTGGCTCTGGTCTTCGCGCCGGAGTTCAAGCTGCACGGGGCCATCCGGCCCTTCTCCGAGTCGCTCCTGTACACCGGCTTCGCCCACCTCGACCTCTCGCGCATCTTCCTCGCGGGCATCTTCCTGGCCTCGGCGGGCGCGGTCATGGACCTCTCCATGGACGTGGCCGCGGCCCAGGACGAGGTGGTCCGCGCCAAGCCCGACATCGGCTTCGCCGGGGCGCTTCGCGCTGGCTTCGCCGTGGGCCGCGCGGTCACGGGCACCATGACCACCACGCTGCTCCTGGCCTATTCGGCCAGCTACATGACGCTTTTGATGGTCTTCATGGCCCAGGGCGTGCCCATGGCCAACCTCTTCAACATGAGCTACGTGGCGGCCGAGGTCTTCAACACCCTGGTGGGCAGCTTCGGGCTGATCACGGTCGCGCCCTTCACGGCCCTGGCCGGGGCGTTCCTCTTCACGCGGGGGAGGCAGGGGGCCTAA
- a CDS encoding alkaline phosphatase, whose translation MTNAFLRRTAVTLAALLALTLALCSGAFAGTTLYSGKEKPKYVFLFIGDGLGLPQLSAAQFLFAASQGKMGEDKLLMSTFPVQGITTTYSAETAITDSAAAGTAIASGVKTYNAGIGVDANKKPYRNFASMAKDKGMKVGIVSSVSLDHATPAAFYAVSESRNAYHEISHQIATSGFDYFAGGGLIDPDGKKSKAPKGNAFEAIKGAGYSVVSGRAELQKLTPKSGKVMAMNDRLPDGNALPYAIDYTPNDISLAEFTAKGIELLDNPKGFFMMVEGGKIDWACHANDAMAAIGDLVAFNEAVAEAVKFMKKHPKETLIVVTGDHETGGLTVGFAGTKYDNFFTVLQGQKVSFQHFTDVVLKDYRAKCGGNFNFEDMKPIITANFGLKFEGDAAADRTVLKDFEIAMLKEAFNRSMGGETEKSKDEMTYRLYGGYDPLAVSLTQILNQKAGLGWTTYSHTGVPVATAAVGLAAETFGGYYDNTDLFKKFCSVLGIATEPVTLAAN comes from the coding sequence ATGACGAACGCATTCTTGCGCAGGACGGCCGTGACCCTAGCCGCCCTTCTGGCCCTGACCCTTGCTCTTTGTTCCGGCGCCTTCGCCGGAACCACCCTGTACTCGGGCAAGGAGAAGCCCAAGTACGTCTTCCTCTTCATCGGCGACGGCCTGGGTCTGCCCCAACTCTCGGCGGCCCAGTTCCTGTTCGCGGCCAGCCAGGGCAAGATGGGCGAGGACAAGCTCCTCATGTCCACCTTCCCGGTGCAGGGCATCACCACCACCTACTCCGCCGAGACCGCCATCACGGACTCCGCGGCCGCGGGCACGGCCATCGCCTCGGGCGTGAAGACCTACAACGCGGGCATCGGCGTGGACGCGAACAAGAAGCCCTACCGGAACTTCGCCTCCATGGCCAAGGACAAGGGCATGAAGGTGGGCATCGTCTCCAGCGTCTCGCTGGACCACGCCACCCCGGCCGCTTTCTACGCCGTCTCCGAATCGCGCAACGCATATCACGAGATTTCGCACCAGATCGCCACGAGCGGCTTCGACTACTTCGCGGGCGGCGGACTGATCGACCCCGATGGCAAAAAGTCCAAGGCCCCCAAGGGCAACGCCTTCGAGGCCATCAAGGGCGCGGGCTACTCGGTGGTCAGCGGCCGGGCCGAACTCCAGAAGCTCACCCCCAAGTCCGGCAAGGTCATGGCCATGAACGACCGCCTGCCCGACGGCAACGCGCTGCCCTACGCCATCGACTACACCCCGAACGACATCAGCCTGGCCGAGTTCACGGCCAAGGGCATCGAGCTTCTCGACAACCCAAAGGGCTTCTTCATGATGGTCGAGGGCGGCAAGATCGACTGGGCCTGCCATGCCAACGACGCCATGGCCGCCATCGGCGACCTGGTGGCCTTCAACGAGGCCGTGGCCGAAGCCGTGAAGTTCATGAAAAAGCACCCCAAGGAAACCCTCATCGTGGTCACCGGCGACCATGAGACCGGCGGCCTGACCGTGGGCTTCGCGGGCACCAAGTACGACAACTTCTTCACCGTGCTCCAGGGCCAGAAGGTCTCCTTCCAACACTTCACCGACGTCGTCCTCAAGGACTACCGCGCCAAGTGTGGCGGGAACTTCAACTTCGAGGACATGAAGCCCATCATCACCGCCAACTTCGGCCTCAAGTTCGAGGGCGACGCCGCGGCCGACCGCACCGTGCTCAAGGACTTCGAGATCGCCATGCTGAAGGAGGCCTTCAACCGCTCCATGGGCGGCGAGACCGAAAAATCCAAGGACGAGATGACCTACCGTCTCTACGGCGGCTACGACCCCCTGGCCGTGAGCCTGACCCAGATCCTGAACCAGAAGGCGGGTCTTGGCTGGACCACCTACTCCCACACCGGCGTGCCCGTGGCCACGGCGGCCGTGGGTCTGGCCGCGGAAACCTTCGGCGGCTACTACGACAACACCGACCTCTTCAAGAAGTTCTGCTCGGTCCTGGGCATCGCCACCGAGCCCGTGACCCTGGCCGCCAACTAA
- a CDS encoding superoxide dismutase: MNTSGINRRQFLSLAGATTAVAVGLSILGPAVAVAAEPQAFPPPALPYADNALEPVISARTVSFHYGKHTAAYYANLNKAVVGTRHEKASLADAVREIHVEQGESPLFNNAAQSWNHTFYWEGLTPGGKAMPGKLRDALTGAFGSLDTFQQALTEAAVTQFASGWAWLVQRGDGRLEIAKTSNAMTPIVHGHRPLLTIDVWEHAYYLDYQNRRAEHVKLVIENCLNWEVVASRLA; this comes from the coding sequence ATGAATACGTCCGGCATCAATCGCCGACAGTTCCTGTCCCTGGCGGGCGCGACCACGGCCGTGGCGGTGGGGCTTTCGATCCTGGGGCCGGCCGTGGCCGTCGCGGCCGAGCCGCAGGCCTTTCCGCCTCCGGCCCTGCCGTATGCCGATAACGCCCTGGAGCCGGTCATCTCGGCCCGCACCGTGTCCTTCCACTACGGCAAGCACACGGCCGCCTACTACGCCAACTTGAACAAGGCCGTGGTCGGCACCAGGCACGAGAAGGCCTCGCTCGCCGACGCGGTGCGGGAGATCCACGTGGAGCAGGGCGAAAGCCCGCTCTTCAACAATGCGGCCCAATCCTGGAACCACACCTTCTATTGGGAAGGCCTGACCCCCGGCGGCAAGGCCATGCCCGGAAAGCTGCGCGATGCGCTGACCGGGGCCTTCGGGTCGCTGGACACTTTCCAGCAGGCCCTGACCGAGGCCGCCGTGACCCAGTTCGCCAGCGGCTGGGCCTGGCTCGTACAGCGTGGTGACGGAAGGCTTGAAATCGCCAAGACTTCCAACGCCATGACGCCGATCGTGCACGGCCACAGACCGCTTTTGACCATCGACGTCTGGGAGCACGCCTATTACCTGGACTACCAGAACAGGCGCGCCGAGCACGTCAAGCTGGTCATCGAGAACTGCCTGAACTGGGAAGTGGTGGCCTCGCGCTTGGCGTAG
- the cfa gene encoding cyclopropane fatty acyl phospholipid synthase, translated as MVDRTLVSLLNEAGVEINGDNPWDIRVHDERFGSRVMRELNLGLGESYMDGWWDCERLDELFHRLLTSGIEKKIRGSPRYLLRLLPAVLFNLQSRARSRLIAKRHYDLGNDLFLSFLGATVQYSCAYFEGTDDLDEAQRNKLRMICEKLGLCAGEHLLDIGCGFGGLARFAAAEYGCEVTAVNISREQMRHARDICAGLPVRVLDQDYRAIEGRFDKIASVGMFEHVGRRNYRTFMRVAHRCLSPGGVFLLHTIGGNVTCFNCDPWIAKHIFPVGMLPSAALVGKAAEGLFVIEDWHNIGPHYDKTLMAWNRNFQAAWPGFAERYGERFRRMWEYYLLSCAGAFRARRIQAWQVVMTKDGVGRPQPACRPAFAGRDEPVRWN; from the coding sequence ATGGTGGATCGGACGTTGGTGAGCCTGCTGAACGAGGCGGGCGTTGAGATCAATGGCGATAATCCCTGGGACATCCGGGTCCATGACGAACGCTTCGGCTCCCGCGTGATGCGCGAACTGAACCTGGGCCTGGGCGAGTCCTACATGGACGGCTGGTGGGACTGCGAGCGGCTCGACGAGTTGTTCCACCGCCTGCTGACGAGCGGCATCGAGAAAAAGATCAGGGGCAGCCCGCGCTATCTGCTGCGGCTCCTTCCGGCCGTGCTCTTCAACCTTCAGTCGCGGGCGCGGTCCCGACTTATCGCCAAGCGGCACTACGACCTGGGCAACGATCTCTTCCTGTCCTTCCTCGGCGCCACCGTGCAGTACAGTTGCGCCTATTTCGAGGGCACGGACGACCTCGACGAGGCACAGCGCAACAAACTGCGCATGATCTGTGAGAAGCTCGGCCTGTGCGCGGGCGAGCATCTTCTGGACATCGGCTGCGGCTTCGGCGGGCTGGCCCGGTTCGCGGCCGCCGAATACGGCTGCGAGGTCACTGCCGTGAACATCTCGCGCGAGCAGATGCGCCACGCCAGGGACATCTGCGCCGGGTTGCCCGTGCGTGTTCTCGACCAGGACTACCGGGCCATCGAGGGGCGCTTCGACAAGATTGCCTCCGTGGGCATGTTCGAGCACGTGGGCCGCCGCAACTACCGGACCTTCATGCGTGTGGCGCATCGCTGCCTGTCGCCGGGAGGCGTGTTCCTGCTGCACACCATCGGCGGCAACGTCACCTGCTTCAACTGCGACCCCTGGATCGCCAAGCACATCTTCCCCGTGGGCATGCTTCCCAGCGCCGCGCTCGTCGGCAAGGCGGCCGAAGGGCTCTTCGTCATCGAGGACTGGCACAACATAGGCCCCCACTACGACAAGACGCTCATGGCCTGGAACAGGAATTTCCAGGCCGCCTGGCCGGGCTTCGCCGAGCGCTACGGCGAGCGCTTCAGGCGCATGTGGGAATACTACCTGCTGTCCTGCGCCGGAGCGTTTCGGGCGCGGCGCATCCAGGCTTGGCAGGTCGTCATGACCAAGGACGGCGTGGGCAGGCCCCAGCCAGCCTGCCGCCCGGCCTTCGCCGGGCGGGATGAGCCCGTGCGTTGGAATTGA
- a CDS encoding 4Fe-4S dicluster domain-containing protein, which translates to MSKYMIKTNKDRCISCKACEVHCKLKNRVPVGAKLGLLVSMGPVSRAGSPAYLNQFLPCFQCEKPWCVAACPTGAMSRREEDGIVFVEQDLCVGCKACIMACPWEIPQFNEQSGTVIKCDFCRDRLDEGKKPACVTACTSHALDFLQPNVDSAGVRRAYALEKFLNL; encoded by the coding sequence ATGAGCAAGTATATGATCAAGACCAACAAGGACCGCTGCATCAGCTGCAAGGCTTGTGAAGTTCATTGCAAGCTCAAGAACCGAGTCCCGGTCGGAGCCAAGCTCGGCCTCTTGGTGAGCATGGGTCCGGTCTCCAGGGCTGGATCGCCCGCCTACCTGAACCAGTTCCTGCCATGCTTCCAGTGTGAAAAGCCCTGGTGCGTGGCCGCCTGCCCCACCGGGGCCATGAGCCGCCGCGAGGAAGACGGCATCGTCTTCGTGGAGCAGGACCTGTGTGTGGGGTGCAAGGCCTGCATCATGGCCTGTCCCTGGGAGATTCCCCAGTTCAACGAGCAAAGCGGCACGGTCATCAAGTGCGACTTCTGCCGCGACCGCCTGGACGAGGGGAAAAAGCCCGCCTGCGTCACGGCCTGCACGAGCCACGCCCTGGATTTCCTGCAGCCCAACGTGGACAGCGCCGGAGTGCGCCGCGCCTACGCCCTGGAGAAGTTCCTGAATCTGTAG